A portion of the Thunnus albacares chromosome 5, fThuAlb1.1, whole genome shotgun sequence genome contains these proteins:
- the LOC122981715 gene encoding uncharacterized protein LOC122981715, producing MPGKCKFQDSWLSKDIYKDWLVKDVQDIHFARCRACCKSIKLQTMGEAALTSHAGGAGHKAAVRKLVEGGFMMINAAGQMNGSVNRAEDSKEQVAICLQRHALDRITGNDWSDLHHSPTANPNSHNAELQDVTFPASYFTAPGTSRLISQRLLSSGGEAEEVGHRPAQHDTIDLSRLEHQQRTEALEQQQQMKILEWENRMKVLAWEQELMREKRRATRQKEKAFRMKKAYYKAKLKKMGEDVPLSSSSSSDEEEKTSNPTG from the exons ATGCCTGGAAAATGTAAATTTCAAGACTCCTGGCTTTCAAAGGACATTTATAAGGACTGGCTGGTTAAAGACGTCCAGGATATTCACTTCGCCCGATGCAGGGCCTGTTGTAAATCAATCAAACTTCAGACCATGGGCGAGGCTGCTCTCACCAGCCACGCAGGGGGAGCTGGCCACAAAGCAGCGGTCCGCAAGCTGGTGGAAG GCGGTTTCATGATGATAAACGCTGCTGGGCAGATGAATGGCAGCGTGAATAgg GCTGAGGACAGCAAGGAGCAAGTGGCCATCTGCCTCCAGCGTCACGCCTTGGACAGAATCACAGGGAACGACTGGTCAGATCTGCACCACAGTCCCACCGCCAACCCCAACTCCCACAATGCAGAGCTGCAAGATGTGACATTTCCTGCTTCCTACTTCACAGCACCAG GCACCTCCAGGCTCATCAGCCAGCGTCTCCTCTCATCAGGCGGCGAGGCGGAGGAAGTGGGCCACCGCCCAGCTCAGCACGACACCATAGACCTGTCACGGCTGGAGCACCAGCAGAGAACAGAAGctctggagcagcagcagcagatgaagaTCCTGGAGTGGGAGAACAGGATGAAGGTGCTGGCGTGGGAGCAGGAGCTgatgagggagaagaggagagcgACACGGCAGAAGGAGAAGGCCTTCAGGATGAAGAAAGCTTACTACAAGGCCAAGCTAAAGAAGATGGGCGAGGATGTGCCACTGtcttcctccagcagcagcGATGAAGAGGAGAAAACGTCCAATCCAACAGGAtga